In Rhodocyclaceae bacterium, the sequence GTGCCGCAGATCCCGATGGGCCGGTTGGGCAAGCCGGAGGAGGTGGCTGGTCTGGTCGCCTATCTGTGCTCGGAAGAGGCGGCGTTCGTCACCGGCTCCAACATCGCGATCAACGGCGGCCAGCACATGTCCTGACCGGGGCGCCCTGCGGCTTGCGATTTCCATGAACCGATGGAAATCCATTAAAATCCGCGCCCCCGGGAAGCCTGCAGGGCCCATGTGGCGTGCGCTGTTCGCGCGTCGGTTGGCGCACGGCCGACAAGTCATGTCCGATCCGCCGGGCGATCGGCACCACGGCGAACAGGTGCATACTCGCCACTGCAGCATCGACGCTACCGTTGAACAGCCGGACGAGGGATCAAGGGACCATGAGCGACACGCCGCGCATCATCAAGAAGTACCCGAACCGCCGTCTCTACGACACCGCCACCAGCACCTACATCACGCTGGCCAACGTCAAGCAACTGGTCATCGAACAGACACCTTTTCAGGTGATCGACGCCAAGACGAACGATGACCTCACGCGCAACATCCTGCTGCAGATCATCCTCGACGAAGAGAACAGCGAGGCGCCGATGTTCTCGTCCGACATGCTGTCGCAGATGATCCGTTTCTACGGCAATGCGATGCAGGGCATGATGGGCAGCTACCTCGAGAAGAACATCCAGACGTTCATGGGCATCCAGCAGCAGTTGCAGGACCAGTCCCGCTCGCTGTACGGCAGCAACCCGATGGTGAACACCGAAGCCTGGAACCAGATCGTCAAGATGCAGGGTCCGGCGGTACAGAGCCTGATGAGCGGCTACCTGGAGCAGAGCGCGAAGATGTTCGTCGAGATGCAGCAACAGATGCAGAAGCAGACCCAGAACCTGTTCAGCGGCTTCCCGTTCCCCGGCTTCGGCGGCACTTCCGGCAGCAAGCCGGAAGAGAAGTAGGCGTTGCCTCCCGCGCGAGGGCGTCCCGGCAAGACCGGCGGCGCGGCGCAGTCGGACGCGCCCGCGGTGCCGCGGGTGGGCTTCGTGTCGCTGGGCTGCCCGAAGGCGCTCGTCGACTCCGAACGCATCCTTACCCAGCTCCGCGCCGAGGGCTACGCGATCTCGCCCGACTACGCCGGGTCAGACATGGTGATCGTCAACACCTGCGGCTTCATCGATGCCGCCGTCGAGGAATCGCTGGAGGCGATCGGCGAGGCCCTGGCGGAAAACGGCAAGGTGATCGTTACCGGCTGCCTCGGTGCCAAGGGCACGGTGGTACGCGACCACTTCCCGAACCTGCTGGCGGTCACTGGCCCGCATGCCACCGAAGCGGTGATGCAGGCAGTGCATGAGCACCTGCCGCATCCGCACGATCCGTTCACCGATCTGGTCCCGCCGCAGGGCATACGGCTGACGCCCAGGCACTATGCGTATGTGAAGATCTCGGAAGGCTGCAATCATCGATGCACCTTCTGCATCATCCCGTCGATGCGTGGCGACCTCGTCTCGCGGCCGGTCGGCGACGTGCTGCAGGAGGCAGAGAACCTCGTGCGCGCCGGCGTCAGGGAACTGCTGGTGATCTCGCAGGACACCTCGGCCTACGGCGTCGACGTCAAGTACCGTACCGGCTTCTGGGGCGGGCGCCCGGTGAAGACCCGCATGACCGAACTCGTCCACGCCATGTCCTCCCTCGGTGCCTGGGTGCGCCTGCACTACGTCTACCCTTACCCACATGTCGACGAGGTGATCCCCCTGATGGCCGAGGGCAAGGTGCTGCCCTACCTGGACGTTCCCTTCCAGCATGCCAGCCCGCGCATCCTCAAGCTGATGAAACGTCCTGCCAGCGCCGAGAACAACCTCGCCCGCATCCGCGCCTGGCGCGCAGCCTGTCCGGACCTGACCATCCGCAGCACGTTCATCGCCGGCTTCCCCGGCGAGACGGAAGCCGAGTTCGAACAGCTCCTCGAATTCCTGGAAGAAGCACAGCTCGACCGTGTCGGCTGCTTCGCCTATTCGCCGGTCGAAGGCGCGGCCGCCAACGCCCTGCCCGACCCCGTGCCGGACGAGGTCCGCGAAGAACGGCAGGCGAGGTTCATGGAGGTACAGGCGCGCATCAGCGCCGCCCGGCTCGCGCGCAAGGTCGGCACGACGGTTCGGGTGCTGGTCGATTCGGCCGAGGGCACCCGCGCCGTCGGCCGCAGCGCCGCGGATGCACCCGAGATCGACGGGCTGGTCCATGTAGCGCGGGCGCGCGGCGCCAGGCCGGGCGACTTCATCGACGTCAAGGTCACCCGCGCCGACGAGCACGACCTGCACGGCAGCCGGGTCGGCGACTGAGGGCGGCGACCGGCGCATGGCCGCCGCGCGTCCTCGAAATCCCGCTCAGTCCCGGAAGAACGCCTGCACCGGGGCCAGCTCGCGCGTGAGCTTCATCGGCGGCAGGCTCTTCAGGATCTTTCGTCCGTAGCCCTTGGACATCAGCCGCGGGTCGCAGATCATCAGCACGCCACGGTCGGTCTCATCGCGGATCAGACGGCCTGCGCCCTGCTTGAGCGTGATCGCCGCGTCCGGCAGCTGGATCTGCGCGAACGCGTTGCCGCCGTTGCGGTTCATGTGTTCGATGCGTGCGGCGAGCACCGGGTCGTCCGGCGGCGCAAACGGCAACTTGTCGATCACCACCAGCGACAGGGCGTCGCCGCGCACGTCGACGCCTTCCCAGAACGAATGGCTGGCCACCAGCACGGCGTTGCCGCGCGTGCGGAACTGCTCGAGCAGTTCGGTACGCGAGGCCTCACCCTGGACCATCAGCGGGAACAGCAGTCCGCGGCGCCGGAAGGCCTCGTCGAGCAACTGGTGCGCGGCGCGCATGGCGCGCAGGCTCGTGCACAGCAAGAACGCGCGGCCCCCTGCTGCCTCGATCACCGGCAACGCGGCCTCGACGACCGCACGCACGTAATCGGCGGTATTGGGTTCCGGCATCCCGGTGGGCACATACAGCATCGACTGGCGCGGAAAATCGAACGGACTCGGCCAGGTCGCGCATTCCGCATCCGACAGCCCGAGCGCACCCGCGTAGTGGCTGAAGTCGCCCTCGATCGACAGCGTCGCGGACGTGAACACCCAGGCCTTCGGATGGCCGCCGTTGCCGCCGAGCTGCTGGCGGAAGATGCGGGCGATCGACAGCGGCGTGGCATGCAGTTGCAGCGACTGCGCGAAGGTCTCGCCCCAGAGTACCCAGCCGGCGTCGTCGTCCGCGCCGGCACCGTCACCTTCGTCCTGATCCGGACGTCCCGCGCGTACGGTCTCCGCGACTGCCTGCACATGCCAGCGCGACAGGCGGCGGAACAGTTCATCGCAGCGCTCGGCGCACTTGCCGAGCCCTTCGCTGCGCTCGCCCTGCTCCGCCAGGTGCCCGGACAGCGCCTCGAGCGCAGCCAGCAGCTGTTCCAGCGCGGGGAGGAACG encodes:
- the phaR gene encoding polyhydroxyalkanoate synthesis repressor PhaR: MSDTPRIIKKYPNRRLYDTATSTYITLANVKQLVIEQTPFQVIDAKTNDDLTRNILLQIILDEENSEAPMFSSDMLSQMIRFYGNAMQGMMGSYLEKNIQTFMGIQQQLQDQSRSLYGSNPMVNTEAWNQIVKMQGPAVQSLMSGYLEQSAKMFVEMQQQMQKQTQNLFSGFPFPGFGGTSGSKPEEK
- a CDS encoding ATP-dependent DNA helicase translates to MNSSLEHVFSAGGPLARAVPGYRPRPGQVELAESIARALDSNGVLVAEAGTGTGKTFAYLVPALLSGGKVIISTGTKTLQDQLFDRDLPLVRAALNVPVSVALLKGRSNYVCHYHLGRNAREGLFGNAQDVRHFREIERFAATSKSGDRSELAAVPDNAPAWAMATSTRENCLGAECPQFQQCFVMEARRNALAADLVVVNHHLFFADVALRDTGFAELLPTCDAVIFDEAHALPDTASMFFGESVSTSQLLDLARDTRAEGLAGARDYAPLPLAAGVLEKAARDLRLAVREDAGRLTLRLLRERASFLPALEQLLAALEALSGHLAEQGERSEGLGKCAERCDELFRRLSRWHVQAVAETVRAGRPDQDEGDGAGADDDAGWVLWGETFAQSLQLHATPLSIARIFRQQLGGNGGHPKAWVFTSATLSIEGDFSHYAGALGLSDAECATWPSPFDFPRQSMLYVPTGMPEPNTADYVRAVVEAALPVIEAAGGRAFLLCTSLRAMRAAHQLLDEAFRRRGLLFPLMVQGEASRTELLEQFRTRGNAVLVASHSFWEGVDVRGDALSLVVIDKLPFAPPDDPVLAARIEHMNRNGGNAFAQIQLPDAAITLKQGAGRLIRDETDRGVLMICDPRLMSKGYGRKILKSLPPMKLTRELAPVQAFFRD
- the rimO gene encoding 30S ribosomal protein S12 methylthiotransferase RimO, yielding MPPARGRPGKTGGAAQSDAPAVPRVGFVSLGCPKALVDSERILTQLRAEGYAISPDYAGSDMVIVNTCGFIDAAVEESLEAIGEALAENGKVIVTGCLGAKGTVVRDHFPNLLAVTGPHATEAVMQAVHEHLPHPHDPFTDLVPPQGIRLTPRHYAYVKISEGCNHRCTFCIIPSMRGDLVSRPVGDVLQEAENLVRAGVRELLVISQDTSAYGVDVKYRTGFWGGRPVKTRMTELVHAMSSLGAWVRLHYVYPYPHVDEVIPLMAEGKVLPYLDVPFQHASPRILKLMKRPASAENNLARIRAWRAACPDLTIRSTFIAGFPGETEAEFEQLLEFLEEAQLDRVGCFAYSPVEGAAANALPDPVPDEVREERQARFMEVQARISAARLARKVGTTVRVLVDSAEGTRAVGRSAADAPEIDGLVHVARARGARPGDFIDVKVTRADEHDLHGSRVGD